GTGACGATGGCTGGCGGGTGCGTCACCAGGGCTGATGGTTCCCGCTTGGCGAGATGGACTGATCATGCGCGTGCGTACTGAGGCGGTCCGAGGTGTCCGGGCTGGAGGCGACGAACGCGACCCCCGATGATCAAGGTTGTCGAAGCCTTTGATCAAGAACACGGGTCGCGTTCGCGTGTCATCCTCCCTGATCGGTGTCCTCCAACGCCACCGCGAGGACGTCGACTTGTCCTGCCCACCCGTCGAACTGCCCGACCTGACCTCGTTGTCAACGGTTCTGGACCGGCTTCCCGATCCGCGGCGTGTAAGAGGCCGCCGCTACCGGCTGGGCTCTTTGCTTGCCCTGTGCCTACTCGCGGTCCTCGGCGGGGCCACCACACTGGCCGGCATCGCACGGTTCGCCATCGACTCCACCCCTGAAGTGCGCAAACGGATCGGACTGGATCGTCTTCCGCGCGCCACCACCCTGGGCCGCCTTCTGCCCCGCATCGACGGCGACGCCCTTGATGACGCCGTGGGCGCCTGGCTTGCCCGGCACTCCCGTGACCCCGTCGAAACCGATCCACCTGAGCTTGTGGGGCTGGCCGTCGACGGCAAAGCCGTACGCGGCAGCCGCGACGGCGGCAAGAGCGCCATCCACCTGCTCGCCGCCGTCCTGCATGAGAACCAGATGGTGATCTCACAGCGGCAGATCGCCGCGAAGAGCAACGAGATCCCCGCCTTCGCCCCGCTTCTGGAACGGCTCGACCTGCGCGGGCACGTCATCACCGCCGACGCGATGCACACGCAGACCGATCACGCCGAGCAGATCACCGCCCAGGGCGCCCACTACATCCTGGTCGTGAAAGGGAACCAGAAGAAACTCCGCCGACAGCTGCGGCGACTGCCCTGGCGCGAGATGCCGCTCCAGCACCGCACCCGGGACACAAACCACGGCCGCCGCGAGATCCGCCGTCTGAAGGCCTGCACCGTCCAGCCCGGCCTGCTCTTCCCGCACGCCGTCCAGGCCATCGAGATCAAGCGCCGCCGCACGAACCACAAGACCGGCAAGACTACCGTCAAGACGATCTACGCCATCACCAGCCTCAGCCCCGCCCAGGCCACCCCGGCCCAACTCGCACAACTGATCCGCGGGCATTGGCAGGTCGAGGCTCTGCACCACGTGAGAGACGTGACCTTCGCCGAGGACGCCTCCCGCATCCGCACCGGCACCGCTCCCCGAGCCATGGCGACCCTCCGCAACCTCGCCATCGGCCTCATCCGCCAGGCTGGCTGGACAAACATCACCGCCGCCACCGACCACT
The genomic region above belongs to Streptomyces sp. CG1 and contains:
- a CDS encoding ISAs1 family transposase, translated to MSSSLIGVLQRHREDVDLSCPPVELPDLTSLSTVLDRLPDPRRVRGRRYRLGSLLALCLLAVLGGATTLAGIARFAIDSTPEVRKRIGLDRLPRATTLGRLLPRIDGDALDDAVGAWLARHSRDPVETDPPELVGLAVDGKAVRGSRDGGKSAIHLLAAVLHENQMVISQRQIAAKSNEIPAFAPLLERLDLRGHVITADAMHTQTDHAEQITAQGAHYILVVKGNQKKLRRQLRRLPWREMPLQHRTRDTNHGRREIRRLKACTVQPGLLFPHAVQAIEIKRRRTNHKTGKTTVKTIYAITSLSPAQATPAQLAQLIRGHWQVEALHHVRDVTFAEDASRIRTGTAPRAMATLRNLAIGLIRQAGWTNITAATDHYRSRADHALQLLDLET